A stretch of Hemicordylus capensis ecotype Gifberg chromosome 9, rHemCap1.1.pri, whole genome shotgun sequence DNA encodes these proteins:
- the LOC128334482 gene encoding uncharacterized protein LOC128334482, whose translation MARARPRPLHAPQARRRLLLLLLSAPPPPPSGLLLLRLDPLLLPRRHRRRRGCPCSAARRGFWVGIPPQSRPGGPALALEGEAPASASAAAASRGCVSSCERGASWPSASAAAATASPRVGRPPPRTRPARRRRRLSLGFLCRRPGRRGGGVTTRQWRHPGGEGSPEEGAGGAEGPVENAAVGREERRVSKAWGKAIKKRGKATPPHQKWRRSPPELCPGVPAYTGSWGYLWPSQPGREICGGSDGDGDTASKPPPLRASCCICSIMSVPERPETLWSPAESRRRENSLYILRMP comes from the exons ATGGCTCGAGCCCGGCCGCGGCCCCTTCATGCCCCGCAGG CTCGCcgccgccttctcctcctcctcctctccgcgcctcctcctcctccctccgggctgctgctgctgcggctggaccctcttcttctcccccgtCGCCACCGGCGGCGGCGGGGCTGCCCCTGCTCCGCCGCTCGGAGGGGCTTCTGGGTCGGAATCCCGCCTCAGTCACGCCCCGGCGGCCCCGCGCTTGCCCTGGAGGGAGAGGCGCCCGCctccgcctccgccgccgccgcctcacggGGCTGCGTGTCGTCGTGTGAGCGGGGAGCGAGTTGGCCGAGCGcgagcgccgccgccgccaccgcctctcccCGCGTGGGCCGCCCACCGCCTCGCACACGCCccgcgcgccgccgccgccgcctctccctcgGCTTCCTCTGCCGCCGTCCGGGgagacggggcgggggggtgacGACGAGGCAGTGGCGGCACCCGGGCGGGGAAGGGAGCCCGGAGGAGGGCGCGGGGGGCGCCGAGGGGCCCGTGGAGAATGCCGcggtggggagggaagaaaggCGGGTTTCCAAAGCGTGGGGAAAGGCGATTAAAAAGCGGGGCAAAGCCACGCCGCCGCACCAGAAATGGAGAAGAAGCCCACCAGAACTCTGCCCAGGTGTGCCAGCCTACACAG GGAGCTGGGGCTACCTTTGGCCTTCCCAACCAGGCAGAGAAATCTGTGGCGGCAGCGATGGCGATGGCGACACAGCTTCCAAGCCACCCCCCCTGCGTGCCTCTTGCTGCATTTGCTCGATTATGTCCGTCCCGGAGAGGCCTG